One genomic window of Sulfuricurvum sp. IAE1 includes the following:
- a CDS encoding type II secretion system F family protein, with product MKFFQIHYKIGKRKSSMVLEAANKLEALKQFRDKNLGVPQKVYEVSEPLSLRYRRYAERFANPIKDRRVKDEPYIAFLEQLAIMLDAGIPINTCLSDSVKNTDEPMIRAIFAEVLSNIESGQSLSYALSKFQKQLGTLTLSMFELGEQTGTLNIAVAKLAAIFQQMHDNRRMLKKATRYPLFIITAMGIAFVVVITFVVPQFQAFFTQSGLELPFPTKVLLWTEHAIRLYGPYILGAALLLAAGFNHAYKTLPALRLKTDRYWLKVYIVGKVTYYAMIGRFIYLFDALSDAGIPMKRSLEIAASSVDNTYLRQELQKIAGAIEDGRSLAQGFGETGQFEGMIVQMVRTGESSGSLGKMLRKITQVYASRYTYIVDNITAMIEPVLITAIAGFVLILALGIFLPMWSMVELAG from the coding sequence GTGAAGTTTTTTCAGATTCACTACAAAATCGGAAAACGCAAATCCTCCATGGTCCTCGAAGCGGCGAACAAACTCGAAGCGCTCAAACAGTTCCGGGACAAAAACCTCGGTGTCCCCCAAAAAGTGTACGAGGTTTCCGAACCCCTCAGCCTGCGGTATAGACGCTACGCGGAGCGTTTCGCAAACCCCATCAAAGACCGGAGGGTCAAGGACGAACCCTACATCGCCTTCCTCGAGCAGCTCGCCATCATGCTCGATGCGGGGATCCCGATCAACACCTGCCTTTCCGACAGCGTCAAAAATACCGATGAGCCGATGATACGGGCCATTTTCGCCGAAGTGCTCTCCAACATCGAAAGCGGCCAAAGCCTCAGCTACGCCCTCTCCAAATTCCAAAAACAGCTCGGAACCCTGACCCTCTCGATGTTCGAGCTCGGCGAGCAGACGGGGACCCTCAACATCGCCGTCGCAAAACTTGCGGCCATTTTCCAGCAGATGCACGACAACCGCCGGATGCTCAAAAAAGCGACCCGTTATCCCCTCTTTATCATCACCGCGATGGGGATTGCCTTCGTCGTCGTGATCACGTTCGTCGTTCCGCAGTTTCAGGCTTTTTTCACCCAATCGGGGCTGGAACTCCCGTTCCCGACCAAAGTGCTGCTGTGGACCGAACACGCGATCCGGCTTTATGGCCCCTACATCCTCGGTGCCGCACTATTACTAGCCGCAGGGTTCAACCACGCCTACAAAACCCTACCCGCCCTGCGCCTCAAAACCGACCGCTACTGGCTTAAAGTCTACATCGTGGGTAAAGTGACCTATTACGCGATGATCGGCCGTTTCATCTATCTTTTCGACGCGCTGAGCGATGCGGGGATCCCGATGAAACGTTCACTCGAAATCGCCGCGAGTTCGGTGGACAACACCTACCTGCGCCAGGAACTCCAGAAAATCGCCGGGGCGATCGAAGACGGAAGGTCGCTGGCGCAGGGGTTCGGTGAAACGGGACAGTTTGAGGGGATGATCGTGCAGATGGTCCGCACGGGGGAAAGCAGCGGCTCTTTGGGAAAAATGCTGCGCAAGATCACCCAGGTCTACGCGAGCCGTTATACCTATATCGTCGACAACATCACGGCGATGATCGAGCCCGTCCTCATCACCGCGATCGCCGGATTCGTCCTCATCCTGGCGCTGGGGATCTTCTTGCCGATGTGGTCGATGGTAGAGCTGGCGGGCTGA
- a CDS encoding GspE/PulE family protein: protein MIRPQIHLGDLLIEKGLITQAQLTQALEKQKESRFLKKLGEILIEEGFTTQKEIAVILSKQLNIEFVDLYGQKIDLHALERFPLPLLTGAEAIPFKEDEDYIYVATSDPFNYEGLDALERNIATKPLKIFLAFSTDIKHIFQRLEIVKKTQTIAQEIKREINNEGFKSANAESSAVMQLILLIIKDGILRRASDLHVEPDAQGMSVRTRVDGILQETFVFDLEIYTALTSRIKLLGNLDISERRKAQDGRFSLEIGVNKYDFRLSTTPTLFGESIVMRILDQQKILLNLHELGFENKNLERFNEMIRSPYGIVLITGPTGSGKTTTLYAALNEIKSIENKVLTIEDPIEYQLPLVQQVQVNDRIGFGFNEALKSFLRQDPDIILIGEIRDFETLNSAAQASLTGHLVFSTLHTNDAPSAIGRMVQMGLQPYLIADSLIGIVAQRLVRRICPECRTEIKPHKSLFKKIEHLIPENATFHEGKGCPKCSNTGYCGRILISEILTVDEVISKMIAEGASKYEIARYAQEHAGFEPMIADGLSKVLQGITSLEEVLRITKEK, encoded by the coding sequence ATGATACGCCCGCAAATACACCTTGGCGACCTGCTGATCGAAAAAGGTCTGATTACCCAGGCCCAGCTGACCCAGGCGCTGGAAAAGCAAAAAGAGTCACGGTTCCTCAAAAAACTGGGGGAAATCCTGATCGAAGAGGGGTTCACCACCCAAAAAGAGATCGCCGTCATCCTCTCCAAACAGCTCAATATCGAGTTTGTCGACCTTTACGGCCAGAAAATCGACCTTCATGCCCTCGAGCGTTTCCCCCTGCCGTTGCTCACCGGCGCCGAGGCGATCCCGTTTAAGGAAGACGAGGATTACATCTACGTCGCTACCTCCGACCCGTTCAACTACGAAGGGCTCGACGCGCTCGAACGCAACATCGCGACGAAACCGCTTAAAATCTTTCTCGCGTTCAGTACCGACATCAAACACATTTTCCAGCGCCTCGAGATCGTCAAAAAAACCCAAACCATCGCTCAGGAGATCAAGCGCGAAATCAACAACGAAGGGTTCAAGTCGGCCAATGCCGAATCGAGCGCCGTCATGCAGCTGATACTGCTCATCATCAAAGACGGGATTCTCCGCCGCGCCAGCGACCTGCACGTCGAACCCGATGCCCAGGGGATGTCGGTACGCACCCGGGTGGACGGGATTTTGCAGGAGACGTTCGTGTTCGACCTCGAAATCTATACGGCGCTCACCTCCCGGATCAAACTGCTGGGGAATCTTGACATCTCCGAACGCCGAAAGGCCCAGGACGGCCGTTTCAGCCTCGAAATCGGCGTCAACAAGTACGATTTCCGCCTCTCGACCACCCCGACCCTTTTCGGGGAATCGATCGTGATGCGGATCCTGGATCAGCAAAAGATCCTCCTCAACCTCCACGAACTCGGGTTCGAAAACAAAAACCTCGAACGCTTCAACGAAATGATCCGCTCCCCCTACGGGATCGTCCTCATCACCGGGCCGACCGGAAGCGGAAAAACGACGACCCTCTACGCCGCGCTCAACGAGATCAAGAGCATCGAGAACAAAGTGCTCACGATCGAAGACCCGATCGAGTACCAGCTCCCCCTCGTCCAGCAGGTGCAGGTCAACGACCGGATCGGATTCGGATTCAACGAAGCGCTCAAATCGTTCCTGCGCCAAGACCCCGACATCATCCTCATCGGGGAAATCCGCGATTTCGAAACGCTCAACTCGGCGGCTCAGGCATCCCTGACGGGGCACCTGGTTTTCTCGACTCTCCACACCAACGACGCCCCAAGCGCCATCGGGCGGATGGTCCAGATGGGGCTTCAGCCCTACCTTATCGCCGACTCGCTGATCGGGATCGTCGCACAGCGGCTGGTGAGACGAATCTGCCCCGAATGCAGAACGGAGATCAAGCCGCACAAAAGCCTCTTCAAAAAAATCGAGCATCTTATCCCCGAAAACGCGACGTTCCATGAGGGCAAAGGGTGTCCGAAATGTTCGAATACCGGTTATTGCGGGCGGATACTCATCTCCGAAATCCTGACCGTCGACGAAGTGATCTCGAAAATGATCGCGGAGGGGGCGTCCAAATACGAAATCGCGCGCTACGCGCAGGAGCATGCGGGGTTTGAACCGATGATCGCCGACGGCCTCAGCAAAGTGCTTCAGGGGATCACCTCACTCGAAGAGGTACTCCGGATCACCAAGGAAAAATAG
- a CDS encoding ATP-binding protein produces the protein MTTWLKAAERFEERRNTQDYFEMQSALSAIDKIATCLDEKFPQPIYLIGEPGSGKTFLLNLLYDRWYEERHVILIETPFITPLSFLYQLIRHKGVVAEGEDIERLRVQATELYRGTDHVVMIDEAQLLSVEMREFVRMLSDSQAFWFLLAMHKKEGEAILQAPHFKSRPHRVVELSCLTPNECKNYLYRELLRIGYSDIDELSPSLIKKAHRISGGNFRNFKKLFYHFFHLLHYTNAHQKTKYLHPSSCTITMAAMSAELIHD, from the coding sequence ATGACGACCTGGCTCAAAGCGGCGGAACGGTTCGAAGAGCGTCGAAACACACAGGACTATTTCGAAATGCAAAGCGCCCTCTCGGCGATCGATAAAATCGCCACCTGCCTCGACGAAAAATTCCCGCAGCCCATTTACCTCATCGGGGAACCCGGCAGCGGAAAAACATTCCTCCTGAACCTCCTCTACGACCGCTGGTACGAAGAGCGCCATGTCATCCTGATCGAGACCCCCTTCATCACCCCGTTGAGTTTTCTCTACCAGCTCATACGTCACAAGGGAGTCGTTGCGGAGGGGGAAGATATCGAGCGGCTGCGGGTTCAGGCGACCGAGCTCTATCGCGGTACCGACCACGTCGTCATGATCGACGAAGCACAGCTGCTCAGCGTCGAAATGCGCGAATTTGTCCGGATGCTCAGCGATTCGCAGGCGTTCTGGTTCCTGCTGGCGATGCACAAGAAAGAGGGAGAGGCAATCTTGCAGGCTCCCCATTTCAAAAGCCGTCCTCACCGCGTCGTAGAGCTCTCCTGCCTCACCCCCAACGAGTGCAAAAACTACCTTTACCGGGAACTGCTTCGGATCGGCTATTCCGATATCGATGAGCTCTCTCCCTCCCTTATCAAAAAAGCGCATCGCATCAGCGGCGGAAATTTCCGGAATTTCAAGAAGCTTTTTTACCATTTTTTCCATCTGCTGCACTACACCAACGCCCACCAAAAAACCAAATACCTCCACCCCTCGTCGTGCACGATCACGATGGCGGCAATGAGCGCGGAGTTGATCCATGATTGA
- a CDS encoding type II secretion system protein GspD has product MRIFFLTLIFVSALFGAQECDNKRFSLNAYQNRGSGLTLLDLVRDVAQTCNISVVFEDNLAREKLMQPLDMVNIQDYSVPELFAFIFDEHNLFHTYDAQRGVVRVAYTKTVNFNVDYINMSELITESTKSITVGPGTNAGNSSGYGTTGNTTGTGNNGSGSGNLNSGSNTDYTKVRAISTFTFWDQLKEHIQQILQVDDAYNEALHKTMVNRDAAVVSVTATKRQLAEVKRYLDKLESRMHAQVMLEAHLIELTYNDYSSVGVNWSNFSLALNGTYSNSFNNTGVANPVYKFGIDFNPAGLIDFLKTYGDVEVLSNPKVLTLNNQPAVINVGQQLSYLYQNGSIIGTTSTPTTTTNTLGSVFVGLTLNIIPEVTEEGYIIMRINPITSELIDDSELSGSGGSSSSTTQTERAMPPDTRVKQMTSIVKVKDSQKVLIGGLIEKKIDKSDTKVPLVGDIPLFGRLFHNTTDTVRKSELFILITPTLIKEDTLPTIDDAVLKRFD; this is encoded by the coding sequence GTGAGAATATTTTTCCTGACGCTGATCTTTGTTTCGGCCCTGTTCGGGGCTCAGGAGTGCGACAACAAACGGTTCAGCCTCAACGCCTACCAAAACCGCGGAAGCGGGCTTACCCTGCTCGATCTCGTGCGCGACGTGGCGCAGACCTGCAACATCAGCGTCGTGTTCGAGGACAACCTCGCCCGCGAAAAGCTGATGCAGCCGCTGGACATGGTCAATATCCAAGACTACAGCGTCCCCGAACTCTTCGCCTTCATCTTCGACGAGCACAACCTGTTTCACACCTATGACGCCCAGCGCGGGGTCGTGAGGGTCGCCTACACCAAAACGGTCAATTTCAACGTCGATTACATCAACATGTCCGAGCTGATCACCGAATCGACCAAATCGATCACCGTGGGGCCGGGAACCAACGCCGGGAACTCCTCGGGGTACGGTACGACCGGAAACACTACGGGAACCGGGAACAACGGTTCGGGATCGGGGAATCTCAACAGCGGTTCAAATACCGACTACACGAAAGTCCGGGCGATTTCGACGTTTACCTTCTGGGATCAGCTCAAAGAGCACATCCAGCAGATTCTCCAGGTCGACGACGCCTACAACGAAGCCCTCCACAAAACGATGGTCAACCGCGACGCGGCCGTCGTCAGCGTCACCGCCACCAAACGGCAGCTTGCGGAAGTAAAACGCTACCTCGACAAACTCGAATCCCGGATGCATGCCCAGGTGATGCTCGAAGCGCACCTCATCGAGCTCACCTACAACGACTACAGCTCGGTGGGGGTCAACTGGAGCAACTTCAGCCTCGCCCTCAACGGCACCTATTCGAACAGCTTCAACAACACCGGGGTGGCCAACCCGGTCTACAAATTCGGCATCGATTTCAACCCCGCCGGGCTGATCGATTTTCTCAAGACCTACGGGGACGTCGAAGTCCTCTCTAACCCCAAAGTGCTTACCCTCAATAATCAGCCCGCCGTCATCAACGTCGGACAGCAGCTGAGCTACCTCTACCAAAACGGCAGCATCATCGGCACCACGTCCACCCCCACGACCACGACGAACACCCTGGGATCGGTCTTTGTGGGGCTGACGCTCAACATCATCCCCGAAGTGACCGAAGAGGGTTACATCATCATGCGGATCAACCCGATCACCAGCGAACTCATCGACGATTCGGAGCTCTCCGGAAGCGGGGGGTCTTCCTCTTCAACGACCCAGACCGAACGGGCGATGCCCCCCGATACCCGGGTCAAACAGATGACCTCCATCGTCAAGGTGAAAGACTCCCAAAAAGTCCTCATAGGCGGTCTGATCGAGAAAAAAATCGACAAAAGCGATACCAAAGTGCCCCTGGTCGGGGATATTCCCCTCTTCGGGCGGCTGTTTCACAACACGACCGACACGGTACGCAAAAGCGAACTCTTCATTCTGATTACCCCGACGCTGATCAAGGAAGACACCCTCCCCACGATCGACGATGCGGTGCTCAAACGGTTTGACTGA
- a CDS encoding type II secretion system protein: MKKAFSLLEFIFVIVLIGIVSGIGFYTYRSNNAYEDAQYALLKLKEARYRAIGYDGVQSQGCVTLTEAGLEENATSAHDIRSTITHTGRGDTVCFDALGRPHDMGYSIALESLIHAPIDITFHNTDDEQESDVLIRLFPQSGYAIIMYNN; the protein is encoded by the coding sequence ATGAAAAAAGCGTTTTCCCTGTTGGAATTTATTTTCGTCATCGTCCTCATCGGTATCGTCAGCGGCATCGGTTTTTACACCTACCGCTCCAACAACGCCTACGAAGACGCCCAGTACGCCCTCCTCAAACTCAAAGAGGCGCGCTACCGCGCGATCGGGTACGACGGGGTGCAGTCGCAAGGGTGCGTCACCCTCACCGAAGCGGGCCTCGAGGAGAACGCCACCTCCGCACACGATATCCGCTCGACGATCACCCACACGGGGCGCGGCGATACCGTCTGTTTCGACGCGCTTGGCCGCCCTCACGATATGGGGTATTCGATCGCTCTCGAGAGCCTGATCCACGCGCCGATCGACATCACGTTTCACAACACCGACGATGAGCAAGAGAGCGATGTCCTCATCCGTCTCTTTCCCCAAAGCGGATATGCTATAATCATGTACAATAATTGA
- a CDS encoding type II secretion system protein, translated as MRRAYTLIEIILTVAIAGILSMGMFKALEAIALRSEKAKALSTLSIDSQSALDQISSLLYNRIPLSAVGFDFNDSRPYRPLDEVNDKTILEWYGSADESYLSGDYSGFVDLNRSDFSTRTLYSPDTNLSALLVREKIKWNDPSLDFSDLLLLFSQTTFKGYGISGSLPNTITLGGTPPETIYEQYRIADSAYAITRKEHAAACFPNPAFDDDTLLLFYDYRPWKGENFCDGKVTVLATGVNAFRAQMLNGTIRLSIDMNRPVRGSLSPVKLSKQKVVF; from the coding sequence ATGCGCCGTGCCTACACCCTGATCGAAATCATCCTCACCGTCGCCATCGCGGGGATCCTCTCGATGGGGATGTTCAAGGCGCTCGAAGCGATCGCCCTGCGTTCGGAAAAGGCCAAAGCGCTCAGCACCCTCTCGATCGATTCGCAAAGCGCCCTCGACCAGATCAGTTCGCTCCTCTACAACCGCATCCCCCTCTCCGCCGTCGGATTCGATTTTAACGACTCCCGCCCCTACCGTCCGCTGGATGAAGTGAACGACAAAACGATCCTCGAATGGTACGGCTCGGCGGACGAGAGTTACCTGTCGGGGGATTACAGCGGGTTCGTCGATCTCAACCGCTCCGATTTTTCGACCCGGACGCTCTACTCCCCCGACACGAACCTCTCGGCGCTCCTTGTAAGGGAAAAGATCAAATGGAACGATCCCTCCCTCGATTTCTCCGACCTCCTGCTTCTCTTTTCGCAGACGACGTTCAAAGGCTACGGCATCAGCGGCAGCCTGCCGAACACGATCACGCTCGGCGGCACCCCGCCCGAAACGATCTACGAGCAGTACCGCATCGCCGATTCGGCGTACGCCATCACCCGCAAAGAACACGCCGCCGCATGCTTTCCCAACCCCGCATTCGACGACGATACGCTGTTGCTGTTTTACGACTACCGTCCCTGGAAAGGGGAAAATTTCTGCGACGGGAAGGTCACCGTCCTCGCCACCGGGGTCAACGCTTTCAGGGCCCAGATGCTCAACGGCACGATCCGTCTCTCCATCGACATGAACCGTCCCGTCCGCGGCAGCCTGAGTCCCGTGAAACTCTCCAAACAAAAGGTGGTGTTCTGA
- a CDS encoding type II secretion system protein, which translates to MRRALTLIELILATVIIGVVFTVIPRLINALNQTSQTAVKEEAMYNAMTLMGAIINLPWDENNTLHGQILQVTDGNPAYECNITGGYRIGGFIGGRNCIEPSGSDYNASPLGAEGSDMNDVDDYALPIDTDSNCSRSAGTKLYTLTPAVAYVADPPPMGAALLSSVPLAEGTSNTKFITVKVGYHIDNRHSGCIGVLHYHAFNIGTAQINSIPWN; encoded by the coding sequence ATGAGACGCGCACTTACCCTGATCGAGCTGATCCTCGCCACCGTCATAATCGGGGTCGTTTTCACGGTGATCCCCCGCCTTATCAACGCCCTCAACCAAACCTCCCAGACCGCTGTCAAAGAAGAGGCGATGTACAACGCGATGACGCTCATGGGAGCCATTATCAACCTCCCCTGGGACGAAAACAATACCCTCCACGGCCAGATTCTCCAAGTCACCGACGGGAACCCCGCCTACGAATGCAATATCACCGGAGGGTACCGGATCGGGGGATTCATCGGCGGACGCAACTGCATCGAACCCTCAGGCAGCGATTACAACGCATCGCCCCTCGGGGCGGAGGGGAGCGACATGAACGACGTCGACGACTACGCCCTCCCCATCGACACCGACAGCAACTGCTCCCGCAGCGCCGGGACAAAACTCTATACCCTCACCCCCGCCGTGGCCTACGTCGCCGATCCTCCGCCGATGGGGGCCGCGCTCCTCTCGTCGGTTCCCCTCGCAGAGGGGACCAGCAACACCAAGTTCATTACCGTAAAAGTGGGCTACCACATCGATAACCGCCACAGCGGATGCATCGGCGTTCTGCACTACCACGCCTTCAACATCGGTACGGCGCAGATCAATTCGATCCCCTGGAACTGA